The following DNA comes from Croceicoccus sp. YJ47.
CGCGTTCGAGGGGAACCAGGCTGCCGTCATGCTGTTCGACGCCTTTCCCGACGATGCCACGATGCAGCGCATCGGCGAGGAGAACAATTTCGCCGAGACCGCCTTCGTCGTGCCGTATGACGGGGAGGAGGCGGATTATCACCTGCGCTGGTTCACGCCGGAGACGGAAATCCGGCTGTGCGGCCATGCGACGCTGGCGGCGGGGCATGCGTTGCTGACCCGCGATGGCGGCGCGGAACTGCGCTTTGCCACGCGGCGGGCGGGCATACTCCGCGTGCGGCGGCAGGGTGAGGGAGGCGAGGGTTACGCGCTCGCGCTGCCCGCGATCCCGACGCAGCCGGGCGAATGGCCCGCCGCCGTTGCCGGGCTGGGCGCGATGCCGCAGGCGATCCACCGCCACCCCGATGGCTACGACATCTTTCTCTATGACAGCGAGGAGGCCGTGCGCGCCTTGCGTCCCGACATGGCCGCGCTCGCCGCGCTGGGCGATGCGCAGTTCATCTGCACCGCGCCCGGCGCCGCGACCGACGTGGTCAGCCGCGTTTTCGTGCCCGGCGCCGGCGTTGCGGAGGACAGCGTCACCGGA
Coding sequences within:
- a CDS encoding PhzF family phenazine biosynthesis protein, with translation MPRIAYWHVDAFAARAFEGNQAAVMLFDAFPDDATMQRIGEENNFAETAFVVPYDGEEADYHLRWFTPETEIRLCGHATLAAGHALLTRDGGAELRFATRRAGILRVRRQGEGGEGYALALPAIPTQPGEWPAAVAGLGAMPQAIHRHPDGYDIFLYDSEEAVRALRPDMAALAALGDAQFICTAPGAATDVVSRVFVPGAGVAEDSVTGSAHAALTPFWAKRLGQAEFTAFQASRRGGRLTCRLDGDTAWLGGPCVTVVTGEFAY